Proteins encoded together in one Gemmatimonadota bacterium DH-78 window:
- a CDS encoding flagellar motor protein MotB, which translates to MSEETEAVLPPPPDDDDDRPKELVEEGAPLWTTTFGDLMSLLLTFFILLYSMSEIKQDKFLQASQSLREAIGGTAEDVPEDPMALVDEELDPEMYLESMDAGEVMIESVAAAYMEVIARRLEKFIEENDLQNEFSVEREEDGVYLRMQSSALFASGSGVLEEKAVRMLGLLSEITSSIDVGAVVSGHADNQPISTAQFASNWELSAARAAGVARHLVESGQAPDMVRVESFGEYKPVTTNDTPEGRAQNRRVDVFFSKIDILDAVRRWAAEGEDVPELRDQEEDGD; encoded by the coding sequence ATGAGCGAGGAGACCGAGGCGGTTCTTCCCCCGCCTCCCGACGACGACGACGATCGCCCGAAGGAACTGGTGGAGGAGGGGGCTCCTCTCTGGACCACCACCTTCGGCGACCTGATGAGTCTGCTGCTCACCTTCTTCATCCTCCTCTACTCGATGTCGGAGATCAAGCAGGACAAGTTCCTGCAGGCGAGTCAGTCGCTCCGGGAGGCGATCGGAGGCACCGCCGAGGACGTTCCCGAAGACCCGATGGCGCTGGTCGACGAGGAGCTCGACCCCGAGATGTATCTCGAGTCGATGGACGCGGGCGAGGTGATGATCGAGTCGGTGGCGGCCGCCTACATGGAGGTGATCGCCAGGCGGCTGGAGAAGTTCATCGAAGAGAACGACCTGCAGAACGAGTTCTCGGTCGAGCGCGAGGAAGACGGGGTGTATCTGCGCATGCAGTCGTCCGCGCTCTTCGCCTCCGGCTCCGGAGTCCTCGAGGAGAAGGCGGTGCGGATGCTCGGCCTCCTGAGCGAGATCACCAGCAGCATCGACGTGGGCGCGGTGGTGTCCGGGCACGCCGACAACCAGCCGATCTCGACCGCGCAGTTCGCCTCCAACTGGGAGCTGTCGGCGGCGCGGGCGGCCGGGGTGGCGCGCCACCTCGTGGAGTCGGGTCAGGCGCCCGACATGGTCCGCGTGGAGTCGTTCGGCGAGTACAAGCCGGTGACCACCAACGACACGCCCGAGGGCCGCGCGCAGAACCGGCGGGTGGACGTCTTCTTCTCGAAGATCGACATCCTCGATGCGGTGCGTCGCTGGGCGGCCGAAGGGGAGGATGTGCCGGAGCTGCGGGACCAGGAAGAGGACGGCGACTGA
- a CDS encoding YpdA family putative bacillithiol disulfide reductase — translation MSEMIDLAVVGAGPCGIAVGAAAAGTRHRTVLFDRGPLTASLLNYPWYMTFFSTAAKLEIGGVPFTIPDPRPTRRDALAYYRRVVQHYGIEVRQHQMITEVAREGDAFRLSVRQRDGRLETVEAGAVVIATGGFHEPNTLDVPGEELPKVFHYYHEPYPFTDQEVLVVGAGNSAVEAALEMYRNEVRVRLVHFADTIDRGVKPWVVPDITNRLEKGEIPVHWRHRVARIDWNEVVLHHVDTGEETVVPNDAVVAMTGWRANPLLLRSLGVTIDDETGIPTHDPATMETDVPGVYIAGVLAAGHNANKIFIENGKEHGGLIVSALDG, via the coding sequence ATGAGTGAGATGATCGACCTGGCGGTGGTGGGCGCCGGCCCCTGCGGGATCGCGGTCGGCGCGGCCGCGGCGGGCACCCGGCACCGCACCGTGCTCTTCGACCGCGGGCCCCTCACGGCCTCGCTGCTGAACTATCCCTGGTACATGACCTTCTTCAGCACCGCGGCCAAGCTCGAGATCGGCGGGGTGCCCTTCACCATTCCGGATCCGCGCCCCACCCGCCGCGACGCCCTCGCCTACTACCGGCGGGTGGTGCAGCACTACGGCATCGAGGTGCGGCAGCACCAGATGATCACCGAGGTCGCGCGGGAGGGCGACGCGTTCCGGCTCTCGGTGCGGCAACGCGACGGCCGCCTGGAGACGGTGGAAGCCGGGGCCGTGGTGATCGCCACCGGGGGCTTCCACGAGCCCAACACCCTGGACGTGCCCGGAGAAGAGCTGCCCAAGGTCTTCCACTACTACCACGAGCCGTACCCCTTCACGGATCAGGAGGTGCTGGTGGTGGGCGCGGGCAACTCGGCCGTGGAGGCGGCGCTCGAGATGTATCGCAACGAGGTGCGGGTTCGGCTGGTGCACTTCGCCGACACCATCGATCGCGGGGTGAAGCCCTGGGTCGTGCCCGACATCACCAATCGCCTCGAGAAGGGCGAGATCCCCGTACACTGGCGGCACCGCGTGGCGCGGATCGACTGGAACGAGGTGGTGCTGCACCACGTCGACACGGGCGAGGAGACGGTGGTGCCCAACGACGCCGTGGTGGCCATGACGGGCTGGCGGGCCAACCCGCTGCTGCTCCGCTCCCTCGGCGTGACGATCGACGACGAGACCGGCATCCCCACGCACGACCCCGCCACGATGGAAACCGACGTGCCCGGGGTGTATATCGCGGGAGTGCTCGCGGCGGGGCACAACGCCAACAAGATCTTCATCGAGAACGGCAAGGAGCACGGTGGGCTCATCGTCTCGGCACTCGACGGTTAG
- a CDS encoding Nramp family divalent metal transporter, which produces MAPTHDAGGADAPIRRASGPGWIVAAAFIGPGTVTTATLAGARYGAELLWALLFSTFATMALQEMAARLGLVTGAGLGEAIRRRFDGGGRTVALLLVVAAIGVGNAAYQTGNLLGGALGLEGAVGGDLRLWVLVIGALAGALLLSGSYRLVERVMVGLVLVMSAAFVATAVVVMPEVESPLAGLLQPRLPDAGALLVAVGLIGTTVVPYNLFLHAAAVSERWPGGVSGLRHARRDLVLSIGVGGLVSMAILLTAAGTLGQAGGEVSSAADMARALEPILGAWAGAAFAVGLFAAGLTSAITAPMAAAWAVAGALGWPCDLRDRRLRAVWGGTLAIGIAFGVAGVSPVPAIVFAQAANGILLPAVAGFLLLVVNDRIWMGERVNGPLANVIGGVVVLVAALLGGRALLSVLGLL; this is translated from the coding sequence ATGGCTCCCACCCACGACGCCGGTGGGGCGGACGCCCCGATCCGCCGCGCCTCCGGTCCCGGCTGGATCGTCGCGGCCGCCTTCATCGGCCCCGGCACCGTCACCACGGCCACCCTGGCCGGCGCCCGCTACGGCGCCGAACTGCTCTGGGCGCTGCTCTTCTCCACCTTCGCCACCATGGCGCTTCAGGAGATGGCGGCGCGGCTCGGCCTCGTGACCGGCGCCGGGCTGGGCGAGGCGATCCGCCGCCGCTTCGACGGGGGCGGTCGGACGGTCGCGCTGCTCCTCGTGGTGGCGGCGATCGGCGTCGGCAACGCCGCCTACCAGACCGGCAACCTGCTGGGTGGCGCCCTCGGGCTCGAGGGCGCCGTCGGCGGGGACCTCCGCCTGTGGGTGCTCGTGATCGGTGCGCTGGCCGGGGCGCTTCTCCTCTCGGGCAGCTACCGCCTGGTCGAGCGGGTGATGGTGGGGCTGGTGCTCGTGATGTCGGCCGCCTTCGTGGCGACCGCGGTGGTGGTGATGCCGGAGGTGGAGTCGCCCCTCGCCGGACTCCTGCAGCCCCGTCTGCCCGATGCGGGCGCCCTGCTCGTGGCCGTGGGGCTGATCGGTACCACGGTCGTGCCCTACAACCTCTTTCTTCACGCCGCCGCGGTGTCGGAGCGGTGGCCGGGCGGCGTGAGCGGGCTCCGCCACGCGCGGCGCGACCTGGTGCTCTCGATCGGTGTCGGCGGGCTCGTGAGCATGGCGATTCTGCTCACGGCCGCCGGTACGCTGGGGCAGGCCGGCGGAGAGGTGTCGAGTGCGGCCGACATGGCCAGGGCCCTCGAACCCATTCTCGGGGCGTGGGCGGGCGCGGCCTTCGCGGTCGGGCTCTTCGCCGCCGGTCTGACCTCGGCGATCACCGCTCCCATGGCCGCCGCATGGGCGGTGGCGGGGGCGCTGGGGTGGCCCTGCGATCTTCGAGATCGGCGACTCCGGGCCGTCTGGGGCGGCACTCTGGCGATCGGCATCGCCTTCGGAGTGGCCGGCGTGAGCCCGGTGCCGGCGATCGTGTTCGCGCAGGCCGCGAACGGCATTCTCCTGCCCGCCGTCGCGGGTTTTCTTCTCCTGGTGGTGAACGACCGGATCTGGATGGGGGAGCGGGTGAACGGCCCCCTCGCCAACGTCATCGGCGGGGTGGTGGTGCTCGTGGCCGCCCTGCTCGGCGGTCGCGCGCTGCTCAGCGTGCTCGGATTGCTCTGA